TAATAACAGGTTATTTATTGCTCACATGTCTGTAAATGCAATTTTAGAATAAGAAACAATTAGAAATATGTAATATACAAGTGTTATAATGGTGAATGTTCAGGTTATTAAGTATAGTATTATGAAAGAATATTTGTAGAAATATGAGCAATAAATAAACGGTTATTAATTGATACTAGAGATAATATATAATTATATATTATCTCTAGTATACCTTTTATTCACTACCTTTCATATTTTCTCTTATCTTAAATTAGCGTTTATAACTATGAAATGCTAAAAATTAATTTAGAGCAATGATAAATTTATTATATTTTTCTGATAAAAAGATGAAAGAAAAAGTAACATATCTAAATAGATGGTGGGCTTGAGAAGACTTGAACTTCCGACCTCACGTTTATCAGACGTGTGCTCTAACCAGCTGAGCTACAAACCCACTATTTTATATAACAAATAAGGCTTGATATTATCAAAAAACGTCATTGTAATAACTTACACATATTTAATTGTAATATATTCCAATGATTTTAAGAATCAAATATTATTTTTTACACACAGTATAATAATGTTGATTTCATGTAAAAAAGTATAGGAATAGCAATAAAAAAATTATGTTCTTTATTTATATAGAACACATTTGTATTAAATACAGGCGTAATAAAAAAAATTGTTATTACGCCTGGAATAGATAGCATGTTAAAAATCAAGAAAAGATAAAATAATTTTATAAAAAAGATGTAAGTTTTTATAAAATTATTAAGCTAGCAGGTAAGCGCAGTAGCACTTTTTCTCCCAAAGAGCCGTACAAGCGAATTACTCCGCATACAACTCAAGCATATGATGTATATGAACATTTTCACCATTATCTGTTAAATCAAAACAAATAAGACATTTACCTTTTTGTTTACACCAAAGAATCTACCTGATTTTAAACAAGCACTTAGGGATATCAGCTTGACATTTTTATGCAAATATTCTCTAAGTTTTAAATTATTATGAAAAGATTTACCTTTGACTAGAGTATATCGTTTAATCATTGTTCATTGTAATTTCTATAGATATAGATCTTTTATTCTCTCAATATTCCATGAGAGACTTTTTTTTCCATTCTATTAATATTCATTTTTTAAACAACTTTATAGAGCCTTTAGACTGTTTAACTAGTAAAGCTACACTTCTTCTTGTACTATTGATGTTATATTGTTGAATAGACCTCTGTCGAAACTGGTTAATGTAGTTCAAAATTATTGCTGATAAATATCGAAATAGACGTAAAAGATTCGGTCTTAGATTTAATTTGATCTCTGGCATTTATAATTTTGAACTACATTAACCAGTTTCGACAGAGGTCTATTATTAAATCCCATAAAATCAAAACCTTCATTAATATGAAGTATCCTGGTTTTTTTTGACAATTCTAAGCGTCTTATACTTAACCAACCATTAATAATGCTTTTGGCTGTGATACATAAGCTTTCAAAGTTAGCACAAATTACAAAATCATCTACGTATCTTACTAAAGCATATTTAGATTTATAACGTCAATTTAGGATAAGGAGTCAAGAGAAGAAGAAGAGATAAGATTAGGATTAAGTTGTAGATAGGATAACTAGCAAGAGAAGCAATTATATGAACAAAGAAATTAAGAGGAGAACGGTGTCTAGTATCTCTAAATGGATATGTTTTTTTAGTACATTAAAAACAGACTCAATTAAAGAACGTTTATTTAATAACCGCTTATCTTGTATATCCAATAAATATGTTTTCATATCTTTACGAAGATTAGTAAATAAACGTAGACCATTGGTCAGCAGTTGATGAAATAACTCCTTAGATATGTAGGCTTTATCACCAAACAATTTACCAGATAGGCCTTCAGAAAAAACTGAAGCCATAGATAGGTCGCTTTTATTGCCTTTAGTAATTTTAACTGATATTATTTCGCCTTTGTTATTGATTATAAGATGAAGCTTAAAGCCTAAGAACCAGCCATAACTACTTTTACCAATTTTAGAAATTCTGTTGAAAACTCTATTACTGGAAATGCTTTTGTTATGACAAATTGCTAACTTTGTAGAATCGATGTAATATATACCAGTCTCTTCTCCTTTCAGATAATGCATTAATATGACTAATGGTAGCAACATTCTAGACCACAGTTGTATTATCATACTATAGCTTGGTAAACAAAAGTATCTTTTATACTTATGACTCAAGTAATATAGATAATAATTTTTACAATCCTTGCATGGAGACAAATAAAAATATATCACTACTGTTAATAACTCAGCTAAGGACAACTTTCCATCTCTGTTCCTTTGATTGCTACTTGGCATTAATCTCTTTCTTTTCCACTCTTGATATATCTTGCAAAAATTATCTATTAAATAGTATACTGTTATAATACATTTTTTCATGTTGAGTTATTCCTTTTTTATTTAAATTTTTTTATAACTCAGCATTCTCTCTTTGTATACTTTTTATTCACTACCTTTCATATTGCCACTTATCCTAAATTGGCGTTGTTTAAGGCCAATTTTCTGTTGAACAGGTTTATACACTTTAGTCTTAGAATAGACCTCTTTTGAAACTGGTTAACGTAGTTCAAAATTATTGCTGATAAATATTGAAATAGACGTAAAAGATTCGGTCTTAGATTTAATTTGATCTCTGGCATTTATAATTTTGATCTACCTTAACCAGTTTCAAAAGAGGTCTAATATGAACTTATCTAAAGCAATTAACTTCTACGTCATTTTCCACTTGCTTTTAGTTACTCTTCTAACTGCAATTGCCTTACTGCTAAAAGAATGGATAAGTGAACGTTGCAAAGCTTATGCTTTATTACATTTACTTCAGTCTATATTGGACTAATGTATTCTATTGTCAGCAAATGCACTAACTGTATTTACAACTATCATCTGCTTTTCTCATTTAAAAATTTCATCAAGTTCTCTCATAGTAAGAGACCATAACATAAGTTTACTTACTTTCATGTAGAATGATGTTTCAACTCCTATTTACATTATTACAAAATAGCTTTCGATTTTTCTGTTCTTCTATACTTGCACCTTCATCAGGTTATCTTACGGATCACTTTTCCAATTGGAAAAGATACATGCTTACTGTGTTCTGTCTATATGATATAAATTGGTTAGGTTCTATCTATCTGTCTGTGATCGTCTAGTCTATGCATCGCTAGAAAACAAGGCAGATAACCATATCTCCTATTCTTGTCCTTCTCTTTCCTTATCCTAATCTTGCGCTAAAAAGATTGATTTATAACTATGCTTCTTTGCTTCTCAGTTATCTTAATCTGGTGTTTATATCAATCTATGATTATTGAAGTTAAAAGTTAGTAACCTATATAGCTTTTTTTATATTTGTTTTTGCGTATAAAGAATCAAGTTTTTTTCTAAAGAAAAAACCAAATATTCTTGCTATAATACTAATTATACAGCTGCCCACCATCGGTATAAAGAAATAATTAACAATAAAAACTAATGGGTTAAATACAGTTGTCATGATAATCAATAGTATTAATACAGTTAAAGTAAGAAAACATTGTTGCATTTTAAATCTTCGTCCATCAATCTAATATTATAGCAATATACTGATAGTTGACAGTTCTGTCAATCATGTTACATTATTAGAGCATTAATAATAGGAATTAATACAACTAGACTAGCACATGATACCGTGCTATAAAGCATATGTTTAGGTATCATCTGTTCTGAATGAATGTTATTTGTAGAGTTAATATTACATTCATTATCTATTTTGCTATAGGCAGTTTTTATTATTTTTGATAAATACAAGCATGAAGTTATTCCTGAAAAAACTGTAATAGCGATTACTAAATAATTATGTTCATTTGCTGCTTCTAGGATTATATGATGTTTACTGAAAAAGCCTGCTAATGGTGGTATGCCTATTAATGATAAACTTCCTATTGTTAGGCATGATGTTATTATAGGAGCTTTATAAGACATTGATGTTAAATCTTCAACATTAGTACATTTACTAATTGTATATAAACAACCTGCAGAATAGAATACTGTAATCTTACCTATTGAATGAGCAATTATGTGAGTAATAGTAGCAAGTAAAGATTCATGGCTATTCATAAATGCTGTTAAAGCTATTATACCTAAGTTAGATATAGTTGAGTAAGCCAAAATTCTTTTTATATTAGTTTGAAATAATGCCTTTATGCTGGTATATACAATTCCATATCCTATAAAATACTGTATATAATTTAATAACCATGTTTCCTTTCCTAATACTGAGAGGATTCCAGTTATCAAGCAAAAAATACCAACATTAACAACTGCAACAGCATGTAAAATTGCGCTTACTGGATATGGAGCTATCATAGCAGGTGGAAGCCAGCTATGAAAAGGGACAATAGCTGCTTTAGCAGTACCACACAATATACATAATGCCAAAATAACAGGACTTACTTGTAATAGAGTACGGAATTGTAATATGTTAGCAATTTCTACAAAATCTGTTGTACTATATTGATATTGCAAAACTACTAAAGTTGGCATTAAAAATAGTAAAGATGGTAAATATAATCCTTGAGTATATTTACTTAAAACTTTGCTAGTTCTATGAGAAGTTACGTGTCTTATTAATGGAATTGTAGCAAAGGTTAAAAGTTCGTAACATATCAACATAGTAAAAAAATTAGCAGAACATACAATATAGTTACTAATTAATATACATAGATTAGTGCAAAGTAAAAATTTAGCCTGATTTGGCTCACTATGAGCTTTCAAAAAACCAATAGTATATATAATTGATATTGGCCACAATATTGCTATTAGTAAAAGTATGTTACTACCTAATAAACTTAATCTTAAGCTAAAATCAAATGATCCGATACTGAAAATAGTAGTATAGTGCTCATACCCAGCTTTATAACTAAAATACAATAGTATTGCATTAATAGCATGCAATATGGATATTGCAAACATTAATATTTCTTTAATAAAATTTTTGCGAATCAGAAATGGAATAATTAAATTCCATATACCTACTATACCGATTATAGTAAATGGAATATAGCATATCATGTCGTTG
This genomic interval from Orientia tsutsugamushi contains the following:
- a CDS encoding proton-conducting transporter membrane subunit, producing MLKNIILLYNDMICYIPFTIIGIVGIWNLIIPFLIRKNFIKEILMFAISILHAINAILLYFSYKAGYEHYTTIFSIGSFDFSLRLSLLGSNILLLIAILWPISIIYTIGFLKAHSEPNQAKFLLCTNLCILISNYIVCSANFFTMLICYELLTFATIPLIRHVTSHRTSKVLSKYTQGLYLPSLLFLMPTLVVLQYQYSTTDFVEIANILQFRTLLQVSPVILALCILCGTAKAAIVPFHSWLPPAMIAPYPVSAILHAVAVVNVGIFCLITGILSVLGKETWLLNYIQYFIGYGIVYTSIKALFQTNIKRILAYSTISNLGIIALTAFMNSHESLLATITHIIAHSIGKITVFYSAGCLYTISKCTNVEDLTSMSYKAPIITSCLTIGSLSLIGIPPLAGFFSKHHIILEAANEHNYLVIAITVFSGITSCLYLSKIIKTAYSKIDNECNINSTNNIHSEQMIPKHMLYSTVSCASLVVLIPIINALIM